In Lolium perenne isolate Kyuss_39 chromosome 5, Kyuss_2.0, whole genome shotgun sequence, the sequence GAGTCGTGCATTCCTGCGCTACCCCCCATGTGCTCCTCCTTGCCGCCTTTGACGGCAATTCGATGTTGCTGGCAATGGCGCCTGCCGCCAACGACGGGGGTGATGGAGCTCGATTTGACACCTTGTGCGCGAGACTGGGGTGGGGGTTTGGAGGAGACGTAGTGCATTCGGCGGCTGTTCCTCATCTGGCCATCTGGGATCGATGGGTCGGCGGCGAAACACGAGAGCGGCCGCGGCTTCCCTCTCAAATGCCAtatgttttttcttcctcggaATGACCCCCAGGCTTTGACCCCAAACGAACCGACTTTAGCACTTTTTTGTTGGTAACCTGGCACGTACCTGCGTTCGTGGCACCACATGAGGGTTCCACCATGCGATGAATCAGAGGCTCCGGGAACCCTAGGagcttagggcatgtacaacgcTGGCTTCTTAGGCAGGCGCTTGAGATTCCAAATAAAATCAATTATTATAAACTATACAGCTAGGAGTCCAGAGCATAGTTTTAAAAACCAGACCGGTGATCGAGCCGGTGAGGCTTTCGGTTCAGTATTTTACCGGTCAAACCACTGGTTTACCGGCTCTTGGTTCAAGTAATGCATAGTGCAACCACTCTCCTTCCATGATTTCCGATAGCTTTCAGCAAACTTCTTAGTAGCTTCAACATTTTTTGTTAGCAAAGGGCCACACATTCGATACATGACTAGTGGTTggggcgccccatggggcgcctcCTGGCTAGAGCTGTGCGTCCCAATTCTGAACATGTTCCTTGATATTTAGCACCATGACAAAAAATCAATGGACACAGCTGCAtgtttttttctttatttattatactTAGCTCCGCTTCCACAGTAACTGTTCAGAGTTGTGTTCTGGGCCAAAGCAGCAGACAATGTTTACTGAACACCACAAACTTAACATTCAATTTTGCAAGGCAATACCATGAAGAATGCTTCCAAACTCATGGTGATTTGAAGCAGTACCTAGGCAAAACATGTTTGCATGAAAGAAATTCAAAAGGATAGCTCAGTGGTCGATAAAGCACATCACCAGGGAAACCAAAATGTACGAGTGTCTTGCACATGGATAGCAGCACTTCTGATTTAACATACATCAAATATCTCAATAGAGTTGTACAGCTCTCGATACAACCTTCTCAAGCAGAAAAAGAATGCTATAAATTCCAGAGAATAACACGGCAGGTTTTACAATTAAAATAGGCAATTAGCAAACTTACTTCTCTCTGAAATATAAGAAAGTTACCTATTGAAGTTATTAAGATTTAGTTATATGCACTTCCATAAAAGGGATTCACTGAAGAAGAAGCGATCCTAGTTAATGGAAGCAGGTTCTATGTTAAGTTCCATAATGAAATTTCATAAAATGCAAGAAACTGCAAGGCGCTTACACAACAGATTCACAAGGAAACTTTACATAATCCTAATAACTACAATTGTAGCACCCAGGGTGGTGTATGTATCAAGCAACCTGTGAAAACACTAAAAACCTAAAGTTAGTGGTAAACAGAAAAAAGTAGCAAAACTGCAATTGTCTTTATCATCCATGAATCATTCCTTTGTTACTGAATGATTATTTTATCCTGAGCCCCACATGGTTCAGCGTAATCACTCCAAATAGGACATCCAGGCATAGATGATAATTATAACAGCAATCTAAATTGGGCTAGAAGCAACATTTTTTTCCTGTAACACACTATTAAAAGTGCCCTATAATTTGACATTGACAAAGGACTTGGAAACGCTATGTTTGTACATGAAGGTCCAAACTAAACACAAACAAATATTTCATTTCGGAAAAGAAAAATAGCACAATAGAGCCTCTTGACATATCCTGATATCATGTCATGGTAGAGTAGATATCACTATGTAGAACAAGTACTCTGAGGAGGAAAAGTTTCAGTGGAATGATAGCACAGGGTAGGAAAATTGAGTTCACCACGCTTTAGCCTCCAACAGAACACAAGTCTGAACCCGAAAGCACATGACATCCTCCCTACTGAAAAATAAAATCTTAAACATTACGCTGCTAGCTTCGCTTATTCTCGATTTATATCATCATTGCATAACCTCCTCATCAAGACCTCTAACGCCAATGGTGTGAGCAAAATATATGAACATTTACATAAGAAAATATAGCTCATACCTTCTTACTTATGAGTTTGCCTCTGAAAATTGAACTTAGAATTGTATGATCGCAGACAATCAATGCAGCCTTGCTAGACTGCACAAAGACACAACTGGTTACAAAGTTACATTAGCCTCCTAGTTGCAGTAAATAATGCCAATGACAACATCAGAAATTTAAACAAATGGCAGCAAGAACCAACAAATGGCAGCAGTAACATGGACAACCAAAGTGTTACAAGCACCATCATGTGAATAGAAACTAAACGAGTTACATAAGTAATTCTTTCAACCCATTTGCTTTGAAGGAACTGACAAACCAACAAACTAACAAAATATATACATATTCGAAGAAAGCTCTACACAGTTTGTGATGCAGACCTAAGCATATCCAACTACCGAGTATAAGCGCAAGAATTGTTATTCAGTCACGTGTGAATACCTAAAGGGATGAGATAAATTCCTTTATCTACATAACTGTGGTACACATACAAGTCACACTGCCGAATAAATAAGAGGTAGAGCTGAACAATTAATAAACACAGAGGAATCACACAATGTCCCAAACAGAATAAAAAGAACCTACGCAGATGGACTAATAACATGCCTAAAAATTAACAACCATGTAGAAATTTAATCTATCACATGCAAATGCAGGACAGGGAACCCAGTGGGAACGAAGACTGAATATAAAACCCGGGCATCCTTTTGATTATGTTCTCATGTATCAGGAGAAATTTCATATTATCCCGTGGCACTGAATGGAACAGATAATAAGATATGTACATTATGCATAAGGTGGCATGTCATAGAAACACAAATATCTGAAAAGGAGTAGCGCTAAACACCAAAAAAATAGAGATTAATACAGTATATTCATTTTCTAGTGAATCAGAGTAAACTGAACATGATCTCATACATGAAGATAAAACTGAAGAGATTTGAGTAAAATCTAATCCTCTCCAGGAACAACTGGACTGCACATATCAATTATGAATGTATTTTGATAATATCATCGATATGTGCAACCAATTGATTAACCATCACCTCCATTCATTGAGCATACAACGCAATTTTGTTCTTTGCGAGAAAATAACAGCTATAACCTACATGTTCCATATTTTGTTTTGGCTTAACCACAATAAAGGCTCGGATCACTGGAATAGGTTGTTTTGTCAACTTGATATTATTCACTGATAAAACAATGAAAATAAGATAGTGCTACATTAGCCTTGTCCAGAGCACAACATGCACAATGAATGATGTTTACATACTGTTTATAGGTAATATTCATGGAAACTACGTTAGCGATAGAGATACTTATGGTACCAACAATAGCCATGAGAGCAGCTAAATCACAAAGCGTAAGAAATATATTTACTACAACTTTCATTAGATGGTTGAAATTCATGACACGTCACATAGATGTATGCACCAATAGCATGGCAAGTGACAAAACAAATCATGAAAGCGTCTATCTGAGTAGAAACCACATCCGGAGTCATAGTTTCAGGAGAAATAATCTCGCCTGCCACTCAAAAGAGTGCAGAGGTGCGGTAGGAGAAATTCCACAAGTGATACAAACTGTTCAGTAGGTGTGTGCCTCATGGTCTATACCAGCAATTTTATTTGTGCTAGAAGGTATTTCTACAAATATCAGGTTTGCTAACAGATTAGTAAATTTGTCGCAGTCAGGGAAACGATAACAGAAAATCCTGATTTGCCTTGCtcttctccttttataggcatttAGTCAAAAGATTGATGATAATTAAATCGGAAACAAACTTTCACTGATTAGGAATTATAGCTACCTGCAAGTAAAAGACCCACTTTATCATCATTTACAAACGGAAATAAAAAAATGGACAATCAGAGAAGCAGGAAAGCTGACCTTCTTGAGTTATGGATTTCAAGGTAGGATACCTGAACTCCAATATGGCCGAGCCAATCCTTTAGCCTGTAGAAAGGGCTTTAATTGTTATAATATGCCCATGTAGACTGTAAGAACTGTGGCAATACGCGAAATAAGTACCTTGTGATGCATTAGTTCTAAGCGTGAAGCCTCATCAACATTGGCTCAAGCCGCTTCATGGCGTTAGCATCCTCTCTATCAGTCGCAGGAGTTCTTGTTCTCCCTGTCCCGCATCGGCCTCTTCACTTCATGCAACCATCGGCAACAAGCCAATCCTTGATCATTCGAGGCACATTGACCAATCCTAGATACATCACCATAGCCTATTTAGATTAGTATAGTAGTACCTTGTTGTCGACCAGCAAAGAGACCACCGTACACCTCATTTGTCGCGAGAACTGTTGTATAGTATCTTTTCTTGTCCTCCTACAACAAAATATTTTACAAATAATTATAAAGGCGACAAGAAACCTCCAACCTATGATTTACCAGCAAGTAAGAAAAATGTTTACCCAAAGAGAGATTTGTACCACCATGCTGTAACGGTAGGTTGCTGCTGGGATTCGTCTTGGTCTCCAGCTCAGTCCTCTGTCACAATTATGTGCTCCTTCAGAGATGGAGAGGGGTCAGAATCAACTGCAGCAGAGAGATTGCAAATGAATATTTCACTTAAGAAGAAAAATATAAGAAGTACATGAGTACAAGATGGTGACAGAGACATCACACCCCTACCATCATGGCTTGACATTCTCATGCCTCAATGCTCTCGGTTATAGATCCAATTTGGCTAACCCACAAAATGTAAACCGGATAAAGATTCTTTAGCAGACAAAGGATTTAGCTACAATAAAAAAAATCAAGGATCTAAAACCATACACACCTTGAGGAGAAGAGCAGTAGCCATCGACTGCCCAATACTGCGAAATCCCATGAGTCGGGGTTTGCTGCAACCGCCCTGATTTGTCCTGTACTAAGAGAAACAAGCGAATGGACAAGGTCATAACCACAATAGACGAGCAACACGGCGCACACATGAGAGCGAGAGAGACCAGGAGCAGAAGGGGAGAAAGGATCGGAAGAAGCATCACCTTGGCGGCATCTGCATCGGCTGCGTTCGTCGCTGGTCGGCGGCGAGGGCCGACATGGCGACATCTCCCAAGCCTCCAGGGCCGCGCCGGCCGCCGTCGCTCTGGTCGTCGATCCTCCGAGGTTGAGGTGCTTCCGCCTGCTTCCACCACGGGCTGATGCCTTAGATgaaggcgtggtggtggaggaggtcagGAACCATCCAGATCgggtgaggaagaagatgagggcGTGAGGGGGAGCCGCCGCCGCTGGGACATGAGAGATGGGGAGGTTGCGTGCGGGGAGAGGAAGCGTGCCTCTCTGGCTCTCTTGAGTAATCCAACTGACCTTTATTTCCCTCACTCGTCCAGCCTTTTTTTTTGCCTCTCTGATCGCCAGCCCTCGCGCCACAGGTGGTATCGTGGATAGCCCCAGAGGGCTCCCTAGTACCACGCACTTGCTTGTTCTCAATTGGCCCTTTATACCCGCTACCAATGCTTGCAATTGCATCAATCATAGGCTGATAGTATCTAGAAGTAGTTGCATTGAAAGGGATAGATGCATCAAAAAACTATTTATTTATAATTAAATCAACTCTTTCTACAGCTTCTTGAGATTGCAACACACTCTCTCTCTTTTTATGGTTTGTTGATCACCTGGTTGGCCTCTAGATAAATGAATCTATCAACTCCCTGGTTTGTTGTTGTCATGCTTGATGCAACAGATTTACCCTTTTTCCCTCGAATGGCTCGAGTGGCAGCGGCAACCTGTTAAGGAGATGAGCCCAAGCGAATGAATTGACACAGAAGCATAGAAAACCTAAGGAAACCATGATTTGCACTTTTTCCAGTCTTGCCCTTCTATTTTTCACACAAAACAAGTCAAATAAGGGTTATTTCTGGAAACAGCACTGAACCGTTCGGCTCAGTCCAAATCGGCCGGTTCGGCGGTTCCAGAGAAAACCGGCCGGTTCGCACGGTTTTTCCGGGTCGCTGGCGGGGGCGGTCCTGTGCGCTTAACAAGCCAGCAAGGTCACCGGTTCCGGTTTTTTCCGGTCCAACCGCCGGTCCGGTACGATTTTTAAAACTATGGTCCAGAGCCACAACGGAAGGCGCTAATTTCAGCCGCCTAAAAGTTTTTTTCCCTGCGATAGGATAGAGCGTAGATGCATTTTCTACGCGGGGAAAAGAAGCGAAGCGTCGATGCAACAACTAGCGCTAACGCTAGGTTGTTTCCCGGGATCGGCAAGGAATTGGGCCTAACGGCCAGGAATTTGGTCCTAGCGCCCCTGTTAAGCACCTCCATTATAGATCCCCTTAGAGCTCTTAGGGATTGTTGGAAAGAAAAACTATTATATGTAGTAGCAGGCAAAGATGGCAAAATACTTGAGAAGTTTCTAGAGAGCTATATATCCCGTATGGATATGAATCACGGAGAAAGTTGAAGACAAAAAAGTATATTGATGCCTTAGTATATCTTATTTTCTCCATCACGCAAAAAAAAGGCGGAAGCCCGAAGGATACCGCACACAAAATTAACAGTAGTGTAAGCATCATGACACAACAAACAATCGGGTTGTGATCCCGTCTTTCAACGGGTTGCTTATTTTTGTTCGAAAAAATTCACGAGGTTGCTAACAATGCCCACCTCAAAAAAGGGTACAACTTTACCATCTGGACACCATAGGATATACTAGGCTCCTCATGAAAAGACTCGGTAGCGCACATGTTGTGCTTCCTTTTGTTGAAGTTTTTCCATTGTGGGCTCGACCAATTTAGTGGTTTGCTCGTCCGATTTGATTTAGTTACGCCTTCGTATGATGCTTCCAGTTCAGCCAATCAAAGTGTGTTCTTCCTCTCTCCAACTTGAACCCCTTCCCGGTTTCCTCTTCATCTCCCACTTCCTAGTGTTGGTACCACTCTTTTAAACCTAAATTCCCTAGTTGTCGGCCTAGATTTTTGTTTCTGTCAATATGTAAGATGGCGTCACCGCAGACAAGCTTGGCGAGTCAAGCGAGCGGATCAAGAACTAAAAAGGGGGAGGACCGGCCCTTGATGGTATATTGATGCGGTTGAGGATTGATGATGACGATATTTGATGGTCTCATTTGTgaggatgagatcgacgtccggaAGGAAGGTATGAAGTGGACTGCTCTAGCCCATGTTCATAAATCAAACTCTTTCGGTGCACAAATGTTTGAACAACATATGTGTGTACCATGGATCCCCACAAAAGATATCAAATTCATATCGTTGGAGGATTTCTTGTTTTGAGTCCACTGCTCATGCCTTGGAGATTGGCTAAAGGTTGCAAAGGGAGGGCATTGGTTGTTTTGTCAGAATGCCATctctaaactcagtcgatctaaACTATATTACTATGTGGATTCAATCTCACAACCTTCGTATTGAATATATGATTTGTCAATAACTTGGCTGAAAAGAAGGCCGACAAGGCATTGGTAACTTTGAGAGAGCCCGGGTCCGACTGCATGTCAAGAAGCCTCTTGCAAGGTTTGTTACCATCTTGAGAGGAGGACGGAGAGAGTTTATGATGTCAAATTATGTGGAGCTTTTTTTTGTCATACTCATACCGAATGGCGTATTGGGGAACAAGATGAGAACACCTTCAAGTGGGGAGATTGGCCTAAGGCAAACTCCGAAACTTGCCATGGCCATGTAGGCAATGGAAACCATGGAGGCAATAGGAGTGGTAGGGGCAGCGCCCCCGTTGGACGTGGACGGACCAACATGAATGATTGTGGTGAGTATGTGAGTTGGAGGTTCAGTGCACATCTCTCATGAGGACGAAAAGGATGAATCACTAAAGGGACATAAGTCCGACCAAGTCAGTCGATGTGGATATGCATGATGGGAGAACTCGGGTTAATGGAGCCAAAATGAGTTTGGGCCTTGGTGTTGTAGCTGATAATACAGTCAACCATCACTTGAGAAGGGAGATGGTGGTAACCTAATTGCTATGATGACTGATTTTGTGCCACAGGAAAATGTAATTGCACATACGGTTGTTGTGCCAGAGAAGATAGAAAGAGGAGGTCAAAGAATGACCGAGTTGATTATAACAATTCCCAAGGATCGGCGGTCTCCCTGGAGGGGTCTGTCCGGACACAATGAACATTATAGCATGGATATGTTGTG encodes:
- the LOC127304406 gene encoding uncharacterized protein, with translation MQLQALVAGIKGQLRTSKCVVLGSPLGLSTIPPVARGLAIREAKKKAGRVREIKVSWITQESQRGTLPLPARNLPISHVPAAAAPPHALIFFLTRSGWFLTSSTTTPSSKASARGGSRRKHLNLGGSTTRATAAGAALEAWEMSPCRPSPPTSDERSRCRCRQVQDKSGRLQQTPTHGISQYWAVDGYCSSPQGAHNCDRGLSWRPRRIPAATYRYSMVVQISLWEDKKRYYTTVLATNEVYGGLFAGRQQVKRPMRDRENKNSCD